A window of Lacibacter sediminis contains these coding sequences:
- a CDS encoding rhodanese-like domain-containing protein produces the protein MNLKEIVQNPQTTFVDVRSREEFADGHFPGAKNIPLSEITSRVEELKASNNPVVLYCRSGARSMNAYFLLKQLGLENVHNAGGMYDLLTLKNLN, from the coding sequence ATGAATCTGAAAGAAATCGTTCAAAACCCACAAACAACGTTTGTGGATGTACGTTCAAGAGAAGAATTTGCAGATGGACATTTCCCTGGCGCAAAAAATATTCCCTTATCGGAAATTACAAGCAGGGTTGAAGAATTAAAAGCTTCTAACAATCCGGTGGTGTTGTATTGCCGTTCCGGTGCAAGAAGCATGAATGCTTACTTTTTATTAAAGCAACTTGGTCTTGAAAATGTACACAATGCCGGTGGCATGTATGATTTACTAACCTTGAAAAATCTCAATTAA
- a CDS encoding L-threonylcarbamoyladenylate synthase, protein MLLHVHPENPQPRQIKTIVDCLQSGGIIIYPTDTIYGLGCDIFQHKAIERICRIKNVDPQKAQLSFICNDLSDLSNYAKQISTPVYRMLKQYLPGPYTFILPASREVPKILKSKKDTIGLRVPDNEIARTIIRELGHPILSASLPGEMVEEYTDPEYMHDNFKKLVDLVVDGGIGGMVPSTIVDCTNDEPVVLREGLGEWAG, encoded by the coding sequence ATGTTGCTGCATGTACATCCGGAAAACCCTCAGCCCCGGCAGATCAAAACCATTGTTGACTGTCTGCAAAGCGGGGGCATCATCATCTATCCCACCGATACGATCTATGGTTTGGGTTGCGATATTTTTCAGCACAAAGCCATCGAACGCATTTGCCGCATTAAAAATGTTGATCCGCAAAAAGCACAACTTTCGTTTATCTGTAATGACCTGAGCGACCTCAGCAATTACGCCAAACAAATCAGCACACCGGTTTATCGTATGCTGAAACAATACTTACCCGGACCGTATACATTCATTTTGCCAGCCAGTCGTGAAGTGCCCAAGATCCTGAAGAGTAAAAAAGATACCATCGGTTTACGAGTACCTGATAATGAAATTGCACGTACCATTATCCGTGAGTTAGGTCATCCGATTCTCAGTGCATCATTACCGGGAGAGATGGTGGAAGAATACACCGACCCTGAATACATGCACGATAATTTTAAAAAACTGGTTGACCTGGTTGTTGATGGTGGTATTGGTGGCATGGTTCCTTCAACCATTGTTGATTGTACCAATGATGAGCCGGTGGTATTGAGAGAAGGATTGGGCGAATGGGCGGGGTGA
- a CDS encoding rhodanese-like domain-containing protein has product MKNKIFLLAVGLFAVLSAMAQTKNVSPAFAEKKLNKKKVVVLDVRTTKEFNEGHLPNAIHIDVMDSVAFVQQAGKLNKGKTYLVYCKSGRRSAKAAAIMEQQGFRHIWNMEGGITAWKGTIKQ; this is encoded by the coding sequence ATGAAAAACAAAATCTTTCTCCTTGCAGTCGGCCTATTTGCAGTTCTTTCAGCGATGGCGCAAACGAAAAATGTATCGCCTGCATTTGCTGAAAAGAAATTGAATAAGAAAAAAGTAGTGGTGCTGGATGTACGTACCACAAAGGAATTCAACGAAGGACATTTGCCCAATGCAATACATATAGATGTAATGGATTCAGTTGCATTTGTACAACAGGCAGGCAAACTAAATAAAGGAAAAACCTACCTGGTTTACTGCAAAAGCGGACGACGCAGTGCCAAGGCTGCAGCAATCATGGAGCAACAGGGTTTTCGCCATATCTGGAATATGGAAGGCGGCATCACTGCCTGGAAAGGAACAATTAAACAATAA
- a CDS encoding DUF6691 family protein gives MEQHKNIAEDELVVEQKHHEFLTENTDFEMRSLDATCFNESELQHPWWHNFKYAFVGLLFGILFVKAEVVSWFRIQEMFRLQSFHMYGIIGSAVVVGIISVWLIKKFKIKTIYGEPIEFVDKKFNKGQIYGGLLFGLGWAVTGACPGPLFAQIGSGATVITVTLLSAIAGTWVYGKFREQLPH, from the coding sequence ATGGAACAACATAAAAATATAGCTGAAGACGAATTGGTGGTAGAACAAAAACACCATGAGTTTCTTACAGAGAATACAGATTTTGAAATGCGTTCGTTAGATGCTACCTGTTTCAACGAATCAGAACTTCAACACCCATGGTGGCATAATTTCAAATATGCGTTTGTAGGGTTATTATTTGGTATCCTCTTCGTAAAAGCAGAAGTTGTTTCCTGGTTTCGTATCCAGGAAATGTTTCGCCTGCAAAGTTTTCATATGTATGGCATCATTGGCTCTGCAGTAGTGGTTGGTATTATCAGTGTATGGCTCATCAAAAAATTCAAGATCAAAACCATTTATGGCGAACCGATTGAGTTTGTAGATAAGAAGTTCAATAAGGGACAAATTTATGGTGGTCTTCTGTTTGGTTTGGGATGGGCCGTTACCGGCGCTTGCCCCGGACCGTTATTCGCCCAAATAGGAAGTGGAGCCACTGTTATTACTGTTACATTGTTGAGTGCAATTGCAGGCACATGGGTGTATGGTAAATTCAGAGAACAACTGCCACATTAA
- a CDS encoding sulfite exporter TauE/SafE family protein, whose product MEIIGYLASVIIGISLGLIGGGGSILTVPVLVYLFGVNPVLATAYSLFIVGATSLVGVFPKYKHGLVNIKTALIFGAPAIAAVYATRKFIVPAIPDEVFTLAGFTVTKPILMMLLFAVLMVFASYSMIKGKNEDENGNGGEQKFNYPLILIEGTVVGILTGLVGAGGGFLIIPALVLLSKLPMKQAVGTSLLIIAAKSLIGFLGDVGHQVIDWKLLIIVTALAIAGIFIGNSLSKKVSGDKLKKWFGWFVLVMGIYIIVKELFIR is encoded by the coding sequence ATGGAAATAATCGGCTATCTCGCTTCTGTTATAATTGGTATTTCACTTGGCCTCATTGGTGGCGGTGGCTCTATTTTAACAGTACCTGTTCTGGTGTATCTGTTTGGCGTTAACCCTGTATTAGCAACCGCTTACTCCTTGTTTATTGTTGGAGCCACTTCACTGGTAGGTGTTTTTCCGAAATACAAACATGGATTGGTAAATATTAAAACGGCCCTGATCTTTGGTGCACCCGCCATTGCAGCTGTTTATGCTACACGAAAATTTATTGTACCCGCCATTCCGGATGAAGTGTTCACGCTTGCAGGTTTTACTGTAACGAAACCCATTTTAATGATGCTGCTGTTTGCAGTGCTGATGGTGTTTGCATCGTACTCCATGATCAAAGGAAAGAACGAAGATGAAAATGGAAACGGTGGTGAACAGAAATTCAATTATCCATTGATACTTATAGAAGGCACAGTGGTTGGCATTTTAACAGGATTGGTTGGTGCCGGTGGCGGTTTCCTCATTATACCTGCACTGGTATTGCTCAGCAAATTGCCAATGAAACAGGCAGTCGGTACTTCTCTATTAATTATAGCAGCTAAATCATTGATCGGCTTCCTTGGCGATGTTGGCCATCAAGTCATCGATTGGAAACTACTCATCATTGTAACCGCACTGGCTATTGCAGGAATTTTTATCGGCAATTCACTCAGCAAAAAAGTATCAGGTGATAAGCTGAAGAAATGGTTTGGCTGGTTTGTATTGGTCATGGGCATTTACATCATTGTGAAAGAATTGTTTATTCGCTAA
- a CDS encoding MBL fold metallo-hydrolase, whose protein sequence is MKIEQIYTGCLAQGAYYIESEGEAVVIDPLREVKPYLEKAKRNNAKIKYVFETHFHADFVSGHIDLAKESGAKIVYGPNAKPDFEFHSAKDGEELKVGKLTFKVLHTPGHTMESTCYLLKDEHGKDIAIFTGDTLFIGDVGRPDLAQKIVVDLTQDMLAGYLFDSLRNKIMPLSDDLIVYPAHGAGSACGKNMSKETSDTLGHQKATNYALRANMTKEEFIKEVTTGLVAPPQYFPLNVMMNIHGYDSIEEVLKRGTQALSPEAFETAANETGALILDTRDAEKFAQGFVPNSINIGIDGSFAPWVGSMIPDVKQEILLVTDEGREEEVVTRLARVGYDYSLGYLKGGFKAWKEAGKEIDQIKRVSAEELAEIVAKDNDANILDVRKESEYKSEHLLNVENTPLDFINDSMLKVDKNKTYYVHCAGGYRSMIFVSILRARGYVNLIDVRGGFKAMKESGKFNLTDYVCPTTLL, encoded by the coding sequence ATGAAAATTGAACAGATCTATACCGGTTGCTTGGCACAAGGTGCTTATTATATTGAAAGCGAGGGTGAGGCAGTGGTGATTGATCCGCTACGTGAAGTAAAGCCTTATCTCGAAAAGGCAAAACGCAACAATGCCAAGATCAAGTATGTGTTTGAAACACATTTCCATGCTGATTTTGTGAGCGGTCATATCGATCTGGCAAAAGAGTCAGGTGCAAAAATCGTATATGGTCCAAATGCAAAACCCGATTTTGAATTTCACTCAGCAAAAGACGGTGAAGAATTGAAAGTAGGTAAGCTTACATTCAAAGTATTGCATACGCCAGGCCACACAATGGAAAGCACCTGTTATCTGTTGAAAGATGAACATGGAAAAGATATTGCCATTTTCACCGGTGATACATTATTCATTGGCGATGTTGGTCGTCCTGATCTTGCACAAAAAATTGTAGTGGACCTTACACAGGATATGCTTGCAGGTTATTTGTTTGATTCGCTGCGCAACAAGATCATGCCATTGTCAGATGATTTGATCGTATATCCAGCACATGGTGCAGGTAGTGCCTGTGGCAAGAACATGAGTAAAGAAACATCTGATACTTTGGGTCATCAGAAAGCAACCAACTATGCGTTGCGTGCCAACATGACCAAAGAAGAATTTATTAAAGAAGTAACAACAGGTTTGGTAGCACCTCCGCAATATTTCCCATTGAATGTAATGATGAATATTCATGGATATGACAGTATTGAAGAAGTACTGAAGCGTGGTACACAAGCCCTCAGCCCGGAAGCATTTGAAACAGCAGCAAACGAAACCGGTGCTTTAATTCTTGATACAAGAGATGCTGAAAAATTTGCACAGGGATTTGTTCCTAACTCCATCAACATCGGTATCGATGGAAGCTTTGCTCCATGGGTGGGCAGCATGATCCCCGATGTAAAACAGGAAATCTTATTGGTAACCGATGAAGGTCGTGAAGAAGAAGTGGTTACCCGTTTGGCTCGTGTAGGTTACGATTATTCACTGGGTTATTTGAAGGGCGGATTCAAAGCATGGAAAGAAGCAGGTAAAGAAATTGATCAGATCAAACGTGTATCTGCAGAAGAATTAGCAGAGATCGTAGCAAAAGATAACGATGCAAATATTCTTGATGTACGTAAAGAAAGTGAGTATAAGAGCGAGCATTTACTGAATGTAGAGAATACGCCGTTGGACTTTATTAACGACAGCATGTTAAAAGTTGATAAGAATAAAACGTACTATGTGCATTGCGCAGGTGGTTACCGCTCCATGATCTTTGTTTCGATTCTTCGTGCACGTGGTTATGTTAACCTGATCGATGTACGTGGTGGTTTCAAAGCAATGAAAGAAAGCGGTAAGTTTAACTTAACAGATTACGTTTGTCCAACTACACTTTTGTAA
- a CDS encoding ribonuclease HII: protein MSLLSFYQEELLEAGCDEAGRGCYAGPVFAAAVILPKEFHHPLLNDSKQVKEENRNALRLIIEEQATAYAVAKVEVEEIDQINILKASFKAMHLAIDQLKQKPQLLLIDGNRFIKYKRTAHKTFVKGDGRFASIAAASILAKTYRDEYMLNLHEQFPHYNWKKNKGYGTEEHRKAIEVHGLCEHHRKSFNIDPLKVQELF, encoded by the coding sequence ATGTCGTTACTCTCGTTTTATCAGGAAGAACTGCTTGAAGCCGGCTGCGATGAAGCCGGGCGTGGTTGTTATGCCGGGCCGGTATTTGCAGCTGCGGTGATCTTGCCAAAAGAATTTCATCACCCACTGCTCAACGACAGTAAGCAGGTGAAGGAAGAAAACAGAAATGCGTTACGGTTGATCATTGAAGAACAGGCAACGGCTTATGCAGTGGCAAAAGTGGAAGTGGAAGAGATCGACCAGATCAATATTCTGAAAGCATCCTTTAAAGCCATGCATCTGGCTATTGATCAACTCAAACAAAAACCACAATTACTGCTGATTGATGGTAACCGCTTTATTAAATACAAACGCACAGCACACAAAACATTTGTAAAAGGCGACGGACGTTTTGCTTCCATTGCAGCGGCCAGTATTTTAGCCAAAACTTATCGTGATGAATACATGCTTAATCTGCACGAACAGTTTCCGCACTATAACTGGAAGAAGAATAAAGGTTATGGAACAGAAGAACACCGAAAGGCAATTGAAGTGCATGGATTATGTGAGCACCACCGTAAGTCGTTTAATATTGATCCGTTGAAAGTGCAGGAATTGTTTTGA
- a CDS encoding rhodanese-like domain-containing protein yields MINFIKKLFGPGTDFKALQQQGAVIIDVRTAGEFNGGHIKGAINIPVDSIRSKINDIKKKGKPVITCCASGMRSGSATSILKQAGVEAYNGGSWMSLQNKMAS; encoded by the coding sequence ATGATCAACTTCATTAAAAAATTATTTGGACCGGGCACTGATTTCAAAGCATTACAGCAACAAGGCGCAGTTATTATTGATGTGCGTACTGCCGGTGAATTTAATGGTGGTCATATAAAAGGTGCCATTAACATTCCGGTTGACAGCATCCGTTCAAAGATCAACGACATTAAGAAAAAAGGAAAGCCGGTGATCACTTGTTGTGCCAGTGGAATGCGCAGTGGCTCTGCCACATCTATCCTGAAACAGGCGGGCGTTGAAGCATACAATGGCGGATCATGGATGAGCTTACAAAATAAAATGGCATCATGA
- a CDS encoding Crp/Fnr family transcriptional regulator, with translation MATQQVQDDLLRKSYPLFEDQLVNEIEELGEFRTFPANEILMRKGQYIRSTMLVLNGLIKVYREDDDGNEFLMYYLKPGEACALSLVCAAKHEASPIMAKTVVETEVMMVPVDTMSEWMSKFKSWYQFVIETYRARFDELLVTLDNVAFRSMDERLEFYLKRAKDAQQTTLLNISHQEIAQELNTSREVISRLLKKMEQKGLVGLHRNAIELKNL, from the coding sequence ATGGCTACGCAACAAGTACAGGATGATCTGCTCCGCAAAAGTTATCCATTATTTGAAGATCAACTCGTCAATGAAATAGAAGAATTGGGTGAATTCAGAACATTTCCTGCCAATGAAATTCTCATGCGTAAAGGTCAATACATCCGCAGTACCATGCTGGTGTTGAATGGCCTGATCAAAGTATATCGTGAAGATGATGATGGCAATGAATTCCTTATGTATTATTTAAAACCCGGGGAAGCATGTGCCTTATCACTCGTTTGTGCGGCAAAGCACGAAGCAAGTCCCATTATGGCAAAAACAGTTGTTGAAACAGAAGTAATGATGGTGCCTGTTGATACGATGAGTGAATGGATGAGCAAATTCAAAAGCTGGTACCAATTCGTCATTGAAACCTACCGTGCCCGTTTTGATGAATTACTTGTTACATTGGATAATGTTGCTTTCCGCAGCATGGATGAGCGTTTGGAGTTTTACCTCAAACGTGCAAAAGATGCCCAGCAAACAACTTTGCTTAATATCAGCCACCAGGAAATTGCACAGGAGCTGAATACATCAAGAGAAGTAATATCAAGACTCCTCAAAAAAATGGAGCAGAAAGGGTTAGTTGGGTTGCACCGGAATGCAATTGAGTTGAAAAATTTATAA
- a CDS encoding Gfo/Idh/MocA family protein has translation MSSLSRRDALKALGISIGSSMLPLSSWATNDNGERIYLPEFENNFRPDKPITVITCGAGSRGNVYGNYAVQYPAQLDIVGVAEPIAIRNERYSKKHAIKDENRFKTWEDVFKRPKFADAILITTPDNLHYGPCMKALEMGYHVLLEKPISPSEKECRDILAMTKKTGKIVAVCHVLRYAPYFEELRKIMQSGVLGKVVSVQHIEPIEHTHMSHSYVRGNWHNSKETTPIILAKSCHDLDILRWMIGKQSKSIHALGDISWFNKKNAPEGSTARCTDGCKVETSCPYSALKQYYRERKRTYVFDMPEEKEKHADHIMEKLKTTNYGRCVYRMENDQPDHYTTNILFEDGITCSFSMEAFTSYEGRRTRVMGSLGDIVGDMTTMVHTDFLTGKKTEWKNATDMHGGGDWRLVANWIEAISKNDASLLTSTIDASIESHLMGFAAEQSRKENKVVQIKL, from the coding sequence ATGTCTTCATTATCACGCAGAGATGCGTTAAAGGCTTTAGGAATTTCCATTGGCAGCTCAATGTTGCCGCTTTCATCATGGGCCACCAATGATAACGGTGAACGCATCTATCTTCCTGAATTTGAAAATAACTTTCGTCCTGATAAACCTATCACTGTTATTACTTGTGGCGCCGGTTCAAGAGGAAATGTATATGGTAACTATGCGGTTCAATATCCTGCACAGCTTGATATTGTAGGTGTGGCCGAGCCTATTGCTATTCGCAATGAGCGCTATTCAAAAAAGCATGCGATTAAGGATGAGAATCGTTTTAAAACATGGGAAGATGTATTCAAGCGACCCAAGTTTGCAGACGCAATCCTTATAACCACTCCTGACAATCTGCATTATGGACCTTGCATGAAAGCACTGGAAATGGGTTATCATGTATTGCTGGAAAAACCAATTTCACCCAGTGAAAAAGAATGCAGAGATATATTAGCCATGACAAAGAAAACAGGGAAAATCGTTGCAGTTTGTCATGTACTCCGTTATGCGCCATACTTTGAAGAGTTGCGGAAGATCATGCAGAGTGGTGTTCTGGGTAAAGTTGTAAGTGTACAACATATCGAACCAATTGAACACACACATATGAGTCATTCGTATGTGCGTGGTAACTGGCATAACAGTAAAGAAACAACGCCTATTATTCTTGCAAAGAGTTGTCATGACCTCGATATATTACGTTGGATGATCGGAAAACAAAGCAAGAGTATTCATGCATTGGGCGATATAAGCTGGTTCAACAAGAAGAACGCACCCGAAGGAAGCACTGCACGTTGCACCGATGGTTGTAAAGTGGAAACAAGCTGTCCTTATTCGGCTTTGAAACAATATTACCGGGAACGGAAACGAACTTATGTATTCGATATGCCTGAGGAAAAAGAAAAGCACGCCGATCATATTATGGAGAAATTAAAAACAACCAATTATGGTCGTTGTGTGTACAGGATGGAAAATGATCAACCAGATCACTACACCACCAATATTCTCTTTGAAGATGGCATCACCTGCAGTTTCAGCATGGAAGCATTTACATCTTACGAAGGCCGCAGAACAAGAGTGATGGGAAGTTTGGGTGATATCGTGGGTGATATGACAACGATGGTACATACCGACTTCCTCACCGGTAAGAAAACAGAATGGAAAAATGCAACTGATATGCATGGCGGCGGCGATTGGCGCCTTGTTGCCAACTGGATCGAAGCAATATCGAAAAACGATGCTTCTTTACTCACATCAACAATTGATGCTTCTATCGAAAGTCATTTAATGGGTTTTGCTGCAGAACAAAGCAGGAAGGAGAATAAAGTGGTGCAGATAAAGCTATAA
- a CDS encoding cupin-like domain-containing protein produces MQLKPVDTFDTISPEQFRREYYLPGKPVIIKSLAKTWPAYDKWNWDFLKQTAGHHKVGIYNNIKSDAYTPINTADDYKTFGEYVDMISQGPAGWRIFLFNIFDHSPQLTKDFTWPEEYMKGFVKKYPMLFVGGATSITHMHFDIDLSHILHTQFVGRKRVLLFPYEEQYKLYRKPFEVLSLADFSNYHLKNGKPDYDQFPAIKQAIGYEVILEHGDTLFMPAGCWHHMEYLDSGFAMSLRAMQEGIAPKLHGVWNLFGMRGIDTLLKKTAPQWWYSFKKRKAFEAAEKELI; encoded by the coding sequence ATGCAACTGAAACCCGTTGATACATTTGATACCATCAGCCCAGAGCAGTTTCGTCGTGAATATTATCTGCCAGGCAAGCCTGTGATCATTAAATCACTTGCAAAAACATGGCCAGCTTATGATAAATGGAACTGGGATTTTCTGAAGCAAACTGCGGGCCATCATAAAGTAGGTATTTATAATAATATCAAAAGTGATGCATACACACCCATCAACACTGCTGATGATTACAAGACGTTTGGCGAATATGTGGATATGATTTCCCAAGGCCCAGCAGGCTGGCGCATTTTCCTTTTTAATATTTTCGATCACTCGCCTCAATTAACCAAAGATTTTACCTGGCCCGAAGAGTACATGAAAGGCTTTGTAAAAAAATATCCCATGCTGTTTGTAGGTGGCGCTACTTCCATCACACATATGCATTTTGATATTGATCTGTCGCATATCCTGCATACACAGTTTGTGGGTCGCAAGCGTGTGTTGCTGTTTCCATACGAAGAGCAGTACAAACTGTACCGCAAACCCTTTGAAGTTTTGAGCCTGGCCGATTTCAGTAATTATCATCTCAAAAACGGTAAGCCCGATTACGACCAGTTCCCTGCTATTAAGCAGGCAATTGGTTACGAAGTAATTCTTGAACATGGCGATACATTGTTTATGCCTGCCGGTTGCTGGCATCATATGGAATATCTTGATAGCGGTTTTGCCATGAGCCTGCGTGCGATGCAGGAGGGAATTGCGCCAAAATTGCACGGCGTCTGGAACCTGTTTGGGATGCGAGGTATTGATACTTTGTTGAAGAAAACTGCCCCGCAATGGTGGTATTCGTTCAAAAAACGAAAAGCATTTGAAGCCGCTGAAAAAGAATTGATTTAG
- a CDS encoding YeeE/YedE family protein codes for MSLIDFIKQPWPWYVAGPLIGLTVPTLLIIGNKTFGISSSLRHICAACLPGKIPFFNYDWKKEVWNLFFVGGILLGGFIAFLFLQNPEPMIVNPNLSSELATYGITNYDSLVPTEVFNWSSLFTLRGFIMMVVGGFLVGFGTRYAGGCTSGHAIMGLSTLQWPSLVATISFMVGGFIMANLLLPFILKL; via the coding sequence ATGAGCCTGATTGATTTTATTAAACAACCGTGGCCCTGGTATGTAGCTGGCCCATTGATCGGGTTAACGGTGCCCACACTACTCATCATTGGTAATAAAACCTTTGGTATCTCTTCTTCGCTGAGGCATATCTGCGCTGCCTGTTTGCCCGGAAAAATTCCATTCTTCAATTACGATTGGAAAAAAGAGGTCTGGAATTTGTTTTTTGTGGGAGGTATTTTATTAGGAGGCTTTATTGCTTTTTTGTTCCTGCAAAATCCTGAACCAATGATCGTGAATCCAAACCTGAGTTCCGAGTTGGCTACTTACGGAATTACAAATTACGATTCACTTGTTCCTACAGAAGTGTTTAACTGGAGCAGCCTGTTTACACTGCGTGGATTTATCATGATGGTGGTGGGTGGTTTCCTGGTAGGATTCGGAACACGTTATGCAGGAGGCTGCACAAGCGGACATGCGATCATGGGTCTTTCCACTTTGCAATGGCCTTCATTGGTAGCAACCATCAGTTTTATGGTGGGTGGTTTTATCATGGCAAATCTCCTTCTTCCTTTTATTCTTAAACTCTAA
- a CDS encoding c-type cytochrome has product MNTQKTILLFILLLILITATQIGCNESGDKELTAVDSTIQQTVWMGPPANQIPYYSREDGKLIWYGHELIANTSKYLGPKGSVLQISNGMNCQNCHLDAGTKPWGNNYSAVYTTYPKFRDRSGGIETIYKRVNDCMERSLNGTALDTNSKEMQAIYAYIKWLGEDLKKGDKPKGSGIVELPYLNRAADPGKGKTVFVQKCQTCHGANGEGQLNMDGMTYTYPPLWGKNSYNVGAGLFRLSRFAGYVKNNMPQGTDYHAPQLSDEEAWDVAAFVNSQPRPSKDLGSDWPDISKKPIDHPFGPYADTFTEQQHKYGPFAPIKEYREQQKKSSTKK; this is encoded by the coding sequence GTGAATACACAGAAAACCATACTTCTTTTTATTCTGCTGCTGATCTTAATTACAGCCACACAGATTGGATGTAATGAATCAGGCGATAAGGAATTGACTGCAGTTGACTCAACCATTCAGCAAACTGTTTGGATGGGGCCACCTGCCAACCAGATCCCTTATTATTCAAGAGAAGATGGGAAACTCATCTGGTATGGTCATGAATTGATCGCTAATACTTCGAAATATCTTGGTCCGAAAGGTTCAGTGCTGCAAATCAGCAATGGAATGAATTGCCAGAACTGTCATTTGGATGCAGGTACAAAACCATGGGGTAATAACTACAGCGCTGTTTATACAACCTATCCAAAATTCAGAGATCGTTCAGGTGGTATTGAAACAATTTATAAACGTGTGAACGATTGCATGGAACGAAGTTTAAATGGAACAGCACTTGATACGAATTCAAAAGAGATGCAGGCAATTTACGCTTACATCAAATGGCTGGGCGAAGATTTAAAGAAAGGTGATAAACCAAAAGGTTCGGGCATTGTTGAACTGCCTTATCTCAACCGTGCTGCAGATCCGGGAAAAGGAAAAACAGTTTTTGTGCAGAAATGCCAAACATGTCATGGCGCTAACGGAGAAGGACAACTGAACATGGATGGTATGACTTATACGTATCCACCATTGTGGGGTAAAAACAGTTACAATGTTGGCGCAGGGTTATTTCGATTATCACGTTTCGCCGGTTATGTAAAAAACAATATGCCGCAGGGAACCGATTATCATGCCCCGCAATTGAGTGATGAAGAGGCTTGGGATGTGGCAGCATTTGTTAACTCGCAACCACGACCATCAAAAGACCTGGGTAGTGATTGGCCGGATATTTCAAAGAAACCAATCGATCATCCGTTTGGTCCTTATGCAGATACATTTACTGAACAACAACATAAGTATGGTCCATTCGCTCCAATTAAAGAGTACAGGGAGCAGCAAAAGAAATCCAGTACAAAAAAATAA